The Ictidomys tridecemlineatus isolate mIctTri1 chromosome 6, mIctTri1.hap1, whole genome shotgun sequence genome includes a region encoding these proteins:
- the Baz2a gene encoding bromodomain adjacent to zinc finger domain protein 2A isoform X5, which yields MGLNGDVNVNGLSTVSHTTTSGILNSAPHSSSTSHLHHPNVAYDCLWNYSQYPSANPGSNLKDPPLLSQFSGGQYPLNGILGGSRQPSSPSHNTNLRAGSQEFWANGTQSPMGLNFDSQELYDSFPDQNFEVMPNGPPGFFTSPQTSPMLGSSIQTFAPSQEVGSGIHPDEAAEKELTVVTENGTGLVGSLELEEEQPELKMCGYNGSVSSVESLHQEVSVLVPDPTVSCLDDPSHLPDQLEDTPILSEDSLEPFDSLAPEPVSGGLYGIDDTELMGAEDKLPLEDSPVISALDCPSLNNATAFSLLADDSQTSTSIFASPNSPPVLGESVLQDNSFDLNNGSDAEQEEMETQASDFPPPLSQPTPDQSSTIQLHPGASPAALPTASPAISLAVSPAASPDISPEVSPAVSPASPLVSPIVFPTVSSTSSVALPAVSSEVSLTTSVTSPKASPVTSPAAAFPTASPANKDVSSFPEASADLEEITGGVTTSGSGDILRRRIATPEEVRLPLQHGWRREVRIKKGSHRWQGETWYYGPCGKRMKQFPEVIKYLSRNVVHSVRREHFSFSPRMPVGDFFEERDTPEGLQWVQLSAEEIPSRIQAITGKRGRPRNNEKAKTKEVPKVKRGRGRPPKVKIPELLNKTDNRFLKKPEAQETLNEEDKAKMNKSKKKMRQKVQRGECQTLVQGQARNKRKQDTKSLKQKDAKKKFKAEKEKIKTKQEKMKEKMKREKKEKVKIKEEVAKAKPACKADKTLATQRRLEERQRQQKILEEMKKPTEDMCLADHQPLPDFTRIPGLTLPSRAFSDCLTIVEFLHSFGKVLGFDPTKDVPSLGVLQEGLLCQGDSLDKVQDLLVRLLKAALYDPGLPSYCQSLKILGEKVSEIPLTRDNVSEILRCFLMAYGVEPAFCDSLRTQPFQAQPPQQKAAVLAFLVHELNGSTLIINEIDKTLESMSSYRKNKWIVEGRLRRLKTALAKRTGRPEVEMEGPEEGLGRRRSSRIMEETSGMEEEEEEETIAAIHGRRGRRDGEVDAIASSIPELERQIEKLSKRQLFFRKKLLHSSQMLRAVSLGQDRYRRRYWVLPYLAGIFVEGTEGNLVPEDMMKQETDSLKVASHPAPHPALFFVKRELAGSNSSASSPARARGRPRKTKPGSMQPRQLKSPVKGQDLEQPQAQLHPEAQPHPQLQSPAQPQLQSHPQSHNGFLEPEGSHLSLGQSQHDLSQSAFLSWLSQTQSHCSLLSSSVLTPDSSPGKLDPAPPQPLEDPEPDEAESGPDPQAPWFNFSAQMPCNAAPTPPPAVSEDQPAPSPQLPASSKPMNRPSTTNPSSPVQFSSTPLPGVAPKRRTGEPGETPQSPMGLGQPKRRGRPPSKFFKQIEQRYLTQLTAQPVPPEMCSGWWWIQDPETLDAMLKALHPRGIREKALHKHLNKHRDFLQEVCLRPSTDPIFEPTQLPAFQEGIMSWSSKEKTYETDLAVLQWVEELEQRVILSDLQIRGWTCPSPDSTREDLTYCEHLPDSQEDITWRGRGREGLAPQRKSTNPLDLAVMRLAALEQNVERRYLREPLWPAHEVVLEKALLSTPNGAPEGTTTEISYEITPRVRVWRQTLERCRSAAQVCLCVGQLERSIAWEKSVNKVTCLVCRKGDNDEFLLLCDGCDRGCHIYCHRPKMEAVPEGDWFCAVCLAQQVEEEFTQKPGFPKRGQKRKSSYSLNFPEGDSRRRRVLSRGRESPAMPRYSEEGLSPSKRRRLSMRNHHSDLTFCEIILMEMESHDAAWPFLEPVNPRLVSGYRRIIKNPMDFSTMRERLLRGGYTSSEEFAADALLVFDNCQTFNEDDSEVGKAGHIMRRFFESRWEEFYQGKQANL from the exons ATGG GTTTGAATGGGGAtgtgaatgttaatggcttatcTACTGTATCTCACACTACTACTTCAGGGATTTTGAACTCTGCTCCCCACTCCTCCAGCACCTCACACCTCCATCACCCCAACGTGGCCTACGACTGTCTCTGGAACTACTCACAGTACCCATCTGCCAATCCTGGCAGCAACCTCAAGGACCCACCCCTTCTCTCCCAGTTCTCGGGGGGACAGTACCCACTCAACGGCATCCTTGGGGGCAGCCGACAACCTTCATCCCCAAGTCACAACACTAACCTTCGGGCTGGGAGCCAAGAGTTCTGGGCCAACGGTACCCAGAGTCCTATGGGGCTAAACTTCGACTCACAGGAACTGTATGATTCCTTTCCTGACCAGAATTTTGAGGTGATGCCCAATGGACCCCCAGGTTTTTTCACCTCCCCACAGACTTCTCCTATGTTGGGATCTAGCATCCAGACCTTTGCGCCCTCCCAGGAGGTAGGCAGTGGGATCCATCCTGATGAGGCAGCAGAAAAGGAGCTGACAGTTGTGACAGAGAATGGCACTGGCTTGGTAGGCAGCCTGGAGCTGGAAGAGGAACAGCCAG AACTAAAGATGTGTGGCTATAATGGCTCTGTTTCTTCTGTGGAGTCATTACACCAAGAGGTCTCAGTCCTGGTTCCTGACCCCACAGTGAGCTGTTTAGATGATCCTTCACATCTTCCTGATCAACTGGAAGACACTCCAATCCTCAGTGAAGATTCTCTTGAGCCCTTTGACTCTCTGGCACCAG AGCCAGTGAGTGGAGGACTTTATGGTATAGATGACACAGAGCTGATGGGTGCAGAAGACAAGCTACCTCTTGAGGATAGCCCTGTGATCTCTGCCCTTGATTGCCCTTCCCTCAACAATGCTACTGCCTTCAGTCTTCTGGCAGATGATAGTCAAACATCAACTTCAATCTTTGCCAGCCCCAACTCTCCACCTGTTTTAGGGGAATCTGTCCTGCAAG ATAACAGCTTTGACCTGAATAATGGCAGTGATGCTGAACAGGAAGAAATGGAGACTCAGGCTTCAGACTTCCCACCACCCCTTTCCCAGCCAACCCCTGACCAGTCATCCACTATTCAGCTGCATCCAGGAGCCTCACCAGCAGCCTTGCCAACAGCTTCCCCAGCAATCTCCCTGGCAGTTTCTCCAGCAGCCTCCCCAGATATCTCTCCAGAAGTCTCCCCAGCAGTTTCTCCAGCCTCTCCACTTGTCTCTCCAATAGTCTTCCCAACAGTCTCTTCAACTTCTTCAGTAGCCCTCCCAGCAGTCTCTTCAGAAGTTTCTTTGACAACTTCAGTGACCTCCCCCAAAGCTTCCCCTGTAACGTCCCCAGCAGCTGCCTTCCCAACAGCTTCCCCAGCAAATAAGGATGTCAGCAGCTTCCCTGAGGCTTCTGCTGACCTGGAAGAGATTACTGGGGGAGTCACTACTTCTGGAAGTG GTGATATTCTCAGGAGACGTATTGCCACCCCAGAAGAAGTTCGTCTTCCCCTCCAGCATGG GTGGAGGAGAGAGGTGCGCATCAAGAAAGGCAGCCATCGATGGCAGGGGGAAACCTGGTATTATGGCCCCTGTGGGAAGAGAATGAAACAATTTCCAGAAGTAATCAAG TACCTGAGCCGAAACGTGGTACACAGTGTCCGCCGGGAGCACTTCAGCTTCAGTCCCCGGATGCCTGTTGGAGATTTCTTTGAAGAGAGAGACACACCAGAG GGATTGCAGTGGGTACAACTCTCAGCAGAGGAGATTCCATCCAGGATTCAGGCAATTACTGGCAAAAGGGGTCGACCTCGAAACAATGAGAAAGCCAAAACTAAGGAAGTCCCCAAGGTGAAACGGGGCCGAGGTCGGCCTCCCAAGGTCAAAATTCCAGAGCTATTGAATAAGACAGACAACCGCTTCCTAAAGAAACCGGAGGCCCAAG AAACACTGAATGAGGAGGATAaagcaaagatgaataaaagcaaaaagaagatgAGGCAGAAGGTACAACGGGGAGAATGTCAGACTCTTGTACAAGGGCAG GCCAGAAACAAACGGAAACAAGATACCAAGAGCTTAAAGCAGAAGGATGCTAAGAAGAAATTCAAG GCTGAGAAGGAAAAGATAAAGACAAAGcaggaaaaaatgaaggaaaaaatgaagagggaaaaaaaagagaaggtaaAAATAAAGGAGGAGGTAGCCAAAGCCAAGCCAGCCTGTAAAGCAGATAAGACCCTGGCCACACAAAGGCGTCTAGAGGAACGGCAGAGGCAGCAGAAGATCTTGGAGGAAATGAAGAAGCCCACAGAGGATATGTGTCTGGCTGACCACCAG CCCCTGCCTGACTTCACACGCATTCCTGGTTTGACACTGCCCAGTAGGGCCTTCTCAGATTGCTTGACCATCGTGGAGTTCCTGCACAGCTTCGGCAAGGTGCTGGGCTTTGACCCTACCAAAGATGTGCCTAGCCTTGGAGTCCTGCAAGAGGGACTCCTGTGTCAAGGTGACAGCTTGGACAAAGTGCAAGACCTGCTGGTGCGGCTCCTAAAGGCTGCACTTTATGATCCTGGCTTGCCTTCCTACTGTCAG TCCCTAAAGATCTTGGGGGAGAAGGTGTCTGAGATCCCACTGACAAGAGACAATGTGTCTGAGATTCTGCGTTGCTTCCTCATGGCATATGGAGTAGAGCCAGCCTTCTGTGACAGCCTGCGCACCCAGCCTTTTCAGGCCCAGCCACCCCAACAGAAGGCTGCTGTCCTGGCCTTCCTCGTGCATGAGCTCAATGGCTCCACCCTCATCATCAA TGAGATTGACAAGACTCTGGAGAGTATGTCCAGCTACAGGAAAAACAAATGGATTGTTGAAGGCCGACTTCGGAG ACTGAAAACTGCTCTGGCCAAACGAACTGGGCGACCTGAAGTAGAAATGGAAGGGCCAGAGGAAGGCCTGGGACGGCGGCGCAGTTCTCGAATCATGGAGGAAACCAGTGGcatggaagaagaggaagaggaggagactaTAGCAGCTATTCATGGCCGCAGAGGTCGAAGAGATGGAGAG GTTGATGCTATAGCATCTAGCATCCCAGAGTTAGAGCGTCAGATAGAAAAACTCAGTAAG CGTCAGCTCTTCTTTCGCAAAAAGCTGCTTCACTCATCCCAGATGCTTCGAGCAGTCTCCTTGGGTCAAGATCGTTACAGACGCCGCTATTGGGTGTTGCCATATTTGGCTGGTATCTTCGTGGAAGGAACAGAGGGGAACTTAG TTCCTGAAGATATGATGAAGCAGGAAACTGACTCCTTAAAGGTTGCATCCCATCCAGCACCCCACCCTGCTCTCTTCTTTGTGAAGAGGGAGTTAGCTGGTTCTAACAGCTCCGCCAGTTCTCCTGCTCGGGCCCGAGGCCGACCTCGAAAAACTAAGCCTGGGTCAATGCAACCTAGGCAACTTAAATCCCCTGTCAAGGGACAGGATTTAGaacagccccaggcccagcttcATCCAGAGGCTCAGCCCCATCCTCAGCTTCAGTCTCCTGCCCAACCCCAGCTTCAGTCTCATCCTCAGTCCCATAATGGGTTCCTGGAGCCGGAAGGTTCCCATTTGTCTCTGGGTCAGAGCCAGCATGACCTCAGTCAGTCAGCCTTCCTATCTTGGCTGAGCCAGACTCAGAGCCACTGTTCCCTGTTGAGCAGCTCAGTCCTTACACCTGACAGCAGCCCAGGAAAACTAGACCCAGCCCCACCTCAACCCCTGGAGGATCCAGAGCCCGATGAAGCAGAATCCGGTCCTGACCCTCAAGCACCCTGGTTTAACTTCTCAGCCCAGATGCCCTGTAATGCTGCCCCTACACCACCCCCTGCAGTTTCTGAGGACCAGCCTGCTCCTTCCCCTCAGTTGCCTGCCTCTTCCAAGCCA ATGAATAGACCCAGTactaccaatccttcttcaccagtGCAATTCTCTTCCACCCCCTTGCCTGGGGTGGCCCCTAAGAGACGAACAGGAGAACCCGGAGAAACACCACAGAGTCCCATGGGGCTGGGACAGCCAAAACGGAGAGGGAGACCTCCCAGCAAATTTTTCAAACAGATAGAACAGCGTTACCTAACCCAGTTGACAGCCCAGCCTGTCCCTCCTG AGATGTGCTCAGGCTGGTGGTGGATCCAAGATCCTGAGACATTGGATGCCATGCTCAAGGCCCTGCACCCCCGAGGCATCCGGGAAAAGGCACTTCACAAACACCTTAACAAGCACAGGGACTTCTTGCAGGAAGTTTGCTTACGACCCTCAACTG ATCCCATCTTTGAGCCTACTCAGCTACCTGCCTTTCAAGAAGGGATTATGAGTTGGTCCTCCAAAGAGAAGACATATGAAACAGACCTAGCTGTGCTTCAATGGGTAGAGGAACTGGAACAGCGAGTTATCCTGTCCGATCTGCAGATTCGG GGTTGGACATGTCCTAGCCCAGACTCTACTCGGGAAGACTTGACCTACTGTGAGCATCTCCCTGACTCCCAGGAAGATATTACCTGGAGAGGTCGGGGCAGGGAAGGACTGGCACCTCAACGTAAGAGTACCAACCCTCTGGACCTGGCTGTTATGCGACTGGCTGCCCTGGAACAGAATGTGGAGCGGCGGTACCTGCGGGAGCCTCTCTGGCCAGCTCATGAAGTGGTACTAGAGAAGGCCTTGCTCAGCACACCCAATGGTGCTCCTGAAGGCACCACTACAGAGAT ATCTTATGAAATCACTCCTCGAGTTCGTGTCTGGCGCCAGACACTTGAGCGATGCCGGAGTGCAGCACAGGTGTGCTTGTGTGTGGGCCAGCTGGAAAGGTCCATTGCTTGGGAGAAGTCTGTCAACAAAGTG ACCTGTCTAGTCTGTCGGAAGGGTGACAACGATGAGTTTCTTCTGCTTTGTGATGGGTGTGACCGTGGCTGCCACATTTACTGCCATCGGCCCAAGATGGAGGCTGTCCCAGAAGGAGACTGGTTCTGTGCTGTCTGTCTGGCCCAG CAAGTAGAGGAAGAATTCACTCAGAAGCCTGGTTTCCCAAAGCGAGGCCAGAAGCGGAAAAGTAGTTATTCACTTAACTTCCCAGAAGGTGATAGCCGCCGACGCCGGGTATTGTCGAGGGGCCGAGAAAGCCCAGCAATGCCTCGGTACTCAGAAGAAGGACTGTCTCCCTCTAAGCGGCGGAGACTCTCAATGCGGAACCATCACAGTGATCTCACATTTTGCGA GATTATCCTGATGGAGATGGAGTCCCATGATGCAGCCTGGCCTTTCCTGGAGCCTGTGAACCCACGTTTGGTGAGTGGGTACCGACGCATCATCAAGAACCCAATGGATTTTTCTACCATGCGGGAGCGCCTGCTCAGAGGAGG GTATACCAGCTCAGAGGAGTTTGCAGCTGATGCCCTCTTGGTCTTTGACAACTGCCAAACCTTCAATGAGGATGACTCTGAAGTGGGCAAGGCTGGGCACATCATGCGCCGCTTCTTCGAGAGCCGCTGGGAAGAATTTTATCAGGGCAAACAGGCCAATCTGTGA